The stretch of DNA CTCAGGCTGGTACGTGGCGTGGAGGACGGTGCTGGTGCACGTCCCGCTCGTGCAGGAGGTCGCCGGCCTGCGCCCGAAGAAGAAGCCCGCCAAGCCCAAGCCCCCCAACCGCGGTCGCATCGGCAGGTTCTACCAGTCGCAGGCAGAAGCGCAGAGGTGAACGAAGTAACCAAGATTAGATTTCTCGGATGTCCCCCCAAGGGGCCTAACCAAGATTTTTATTCCGCTTCTGTTCCAGTTCAAGAGTATCTGATCTGCTGGGATTTGGATGCACTTGGTCTATCCAACAAAGTGGCTTTGGTTAATCGACAAATATGATGTTACGATTAGCTGCCGCTGGTTGTTTCAGAGCTGCCTGCATTCTAGGGATTATTAGAGCAGCACTTCTAGTCACTCTTAGAGAGCACAACTATTTAACTTGCAGCCATATTGTTTCAAAACTTGTTACCCTTTCTATAAAACTTGCGGGGAACATGGTTGGACAGCAATGAGATTATTGAAGATATTGAGTTTCATGCACCAACCGACCAGTGGAACTAAAAGTCCGAACCGATGGACAAGGTTGGGCAAATCCATGTATATTTCAACACAGGAGAATGTCCATAAAGCCTTATTTGTAGCTAGCTAGCTGCTGAGACAGCCAGTTTGATATCAAATGTTAGTTCGATTACTCTTGTGGACTGTGGTTAAGAGCTGATGCGACTTGGCGAGGAATTGGGCCATGCTGGTCTTCAGAAAATTCAGACAGGAACAGCGTGGCCTGGTGTGTCACGGAGTGTGGCTATTCAGAGTGTTGCACTCTCTTCAGTTATACACCCCAATCACTTCAAACCATACTGTGCTCACCTGCATAGGTTATAATATCTTATATGACATTCTGACAAGATAGCCGAGCTTTTTGTATAAACAATATAGCCTGGTTTCGATTTTCTGCTTTTTTCTATTGCATTATGTGCTAACATGAACATGTCTGTTTAATATTGGTTAACAGGGACACTAAATTGGAAGGGACCTCTTAAGGAATAATCTTTGGGACTTTGAAGGAAGCCCTCATCTCATTCCAATTCAGAATGTTGTACATCCAATAAATTGACAGATTTTCTCTTTTAGGAGCAGATGTCCACACACTTATTTAGCTTGCAAACCCCAGATACACAATAATGTATCCACTGTATATTGCCCCTGTGTAAAGATGCACAATAATGTATCCACTGTATAATGCCCCTGTGTAAAAGTTAAGGATGTTGTAATAAGATTGTACATGCATGTACTAGAATAAAGACAGCACATGTCCTCTGCAATAACCAGTGTACCATTTGCTTCACAAAGTTCTCCTTGTTAAGATGTGATATAGCCATTGGCTCATAACGGATGAGCACTTCCAAAGATGAATATTGTTTTTATCTGATGGTTATAATCATTGGCTCAATGCAGAGGTTGATCAATGATTAATTCAACCATGAGAAATCCAACAATCATCATTGTTACAACACATGTCGAGTAATTCATGTCTAACAATGACAACTCACACCAGCTATTCGTACAACATGAGACTGGAGAGTTTGCATTGCATGCTCCAGCTACAAGGCTCACAGCAACTTCATGCAGTCTTTGCCTTTGACAGGGCCTTCTTCCTCTGGGCAAGCATATACGTGAACATGTGCGGCCCACCTGCAGTCACCCAAGTTCAACAACAAAATGTTCCGTGAGGTCCTATTTCACTTATAGTATCGCTTTATTAATAATGTCAAAAAGGATGACAATCACTACAAATGCGAAGGGTAAAGGCGAGGTAAGAGGGTTTATGTACCTGGAACATAGACACCGATGGCGATAGCACATGTGTAAAAGTAGTCAAAGGAGAAATTCCATTTGTTAGGCATCTTAACAAGGTATTTCTCGGATACCTGGTCACCCAAAAGATAAAAGTAGTTAGACAAGATTGTTATCAAATGAATGACATGGAGTTTGCTAATCCTCTTTGGTTATTCTAGTTACCTTAATGTAAGGAAGAGCAATGTAGATCAGACCGACCTCGCTAAGGATACCGGTAGGATACAATATCAGAAATGTGCTATACCTGCATACAAGCAATGCCACGACAAATGAATGAAGTTCACTTTCAAGATAATGTTTTTGAAAAGGTAGTAAATTTCCTCTAAATTTGATGAGATGATGCCCTGCTTGGAACGGAAATAGTACTAACCTGAGCCATAAAAGCCAGGAAGGTGCAAACCCAAGCGTCTCCTTCAGGCCAAAGAAGGAATATCTGATGATCTACATGAAACCAACAAATTCCGCGTTATGGTACATACTCAAATATAGATAGAGACCATCCGAAATTTCTGATTTTAACCTCAGCAAAGGAAATTTGTAAGAAGTACCTCCGTGATGGACCAGCTTATGACCAAAGAAGTTACAAGAATATGAGATTGTGTCTGCAAGATAGATGTACAAAGTGATGAACCAACATTGTCAAACAAAATTTTACTTTCATCCATCCAATATGAAAAGATACAACTCGCCAGTGCTCAAGGACGATACCTCAGGAAAGCTCCACAAGATGCCCCATGTAAGAAACAACCTTGATCCTATTTGTGGAAGGGTTGCAGTGACAGGAGACCTTACCAACCCTAAAATTCAGATTATGCAACAGTTACTAAAACTGAATAGATACCAAAAGAGTGACGAAGAGCAATCTTGTTTTGAAAATCTGATACTTGACGATTTTTGAAGAAAGGTAAGAATAACTTCATACCTACAAGCCCATGAAGAATCTGCGCCCACCAGCAGCACGAGCGCCAGTGCCAGGCAAACACAAGATTGTCAGTAACTCTCAAACTTGGATGTGCAAAGAAATAAAGTAGATTGCTACTGTATATATATAAGTCCAGAAAGAACTAGGACACCACATTAAATTCAGAACAAAGTTGTAATAAGCACGGAAATAACAATGGAGTTGAATCATCATCATGGTGTTTCGATAAGTCTCTCTTAGCGGTACTCGGCTCGGTTCACAGAGTAATCTGGTCGATTTGGGGCACCACATTTTTTTACTGTTTGGTCAACTCCACATTTTGTCTCTGCCTTAACTCAGTTCAGAGCAGTAATCCATCCTACTTGATCTATATGAGAAACCGCACCTTAAGAGGGTAAAAGTTACTGCATATTTTGACTAACATTCATGCTCTTTTACCAAGTCAAATTTTGAAGCTAGGAGTCAACTCaaagaggggggagagagaggggggaagaagagaagagaagagagaagCGGACCTCCATGACGGCGGCGGTCTGCGCGAGTTGCAGCGGGCGCTCGACGGCGGCGTAGACGCCCTCATGGCCGCCGCCCAGCAGCGCCGTCACCGCGTAGTAGAGCACCTGCGCCCTGCCAACCAAACCAAAGAGATCCGAACTGGTCAGACCCAAAGCAAGCAACGAGagatccatccatccatccatccatcaaATCCAATGAAAGAAGGTGCACCATCCGACGAAGACGACCCAGTTGTAGACGGCGAGGTAGAGCCGCCGCACCGCCGACCCGACGCCGGCCATTTATTTGTTCTCTAGGCCGCAGACGCCGCAGGGCTGGGATGCGGCTGCAGCGAGGCGGATCAAATAATGGCCGCCGATGTGTCCCGCTGCAACACGGAGGCGGAAGGAAGAAATAGCACGCGGATCGGGAGTTGGATTAGGAGGCGGCTGGCCAACAAACTCTGCCGGGATCGACACGCGATCGGTTTGAATCCGGACGGAATCTGGCGAGATCGGATCGTTCGGACACGACGAGCGAGTGAGCGAGTGGCGGCCAGCAGCTCGTGGCAGTTAGTTATTGCCGCTGCAGCTGCTCCCATCTACCCAACCGCCCGCCCGCCCGAATCCAGCTTGCCCAATCCCCACCACACGCGCCATTTCCTCATCGGGCACGCAATTCAAACGCCGATGCAAAATCCGGGCAGACGATTCTGCCGCCCGCGCCGTTCTCAGTAGCTTTCGAGC from Triticum urartu cultivar G1812 unplaced genomic scaffold, Tu2.1 TuUngrouped_contig_6382, whole genome shotgun sequence encodes:
- the LOC125530533 gene encoding very-long-chain (3R)-3-hydroxyacyl-CoA dehydratase PASTICCINO 2A; translation: MAGVGSAVRRLYLAVYNWVVFVGWAQVLYYAVTALLGGGHEGVYAAVERPLQLAQTAAVMEILHGLVGLVRSPVTATLPQIGSRLFLTWGILWSFPETQSHILVTSLVISWSITEIIRYSFFGLKETLGFAPSWLLWLRYSTFLILYPTGILSEVGLIYIALPYIKVSEKYLVKMPNKWNFSFDYFYTCAIAIGVYVPGGPHMFTYMLAQRKKALSKAKTA